Proteins encoded within one genomic window of Thalassophryne amazonica chromosome 23, fThaAma1.1, whole genome shotgun sequence:
- the per1b gene encoding period circadian protein homolog 1b isoform X3: protein MKAIKELKLRLPAERKNKGQSSTITALKYALQCVRQVRANKEYYHQWSVEECHGCSLDLSTFTIEELDNITSEYTLKNTDTFSMAVSFLSGKIVYVSPQGSSLLRCKPECLQGTMFSELLAPQDISTFYSSTAPCRLPSWASCIGSAPPLVDCTQEKSMFCRISADRSRGGEIRYYPFRLTPYQLTIRDSDAAEPQPCCLLIAERVHSGYEAPRIPPDKRIFTTSHTPSCLFQDVDERAVPLLGYLPQDLVGTPILLYIHPEDRPTMVAIHEKIFQFAGQPFDYSPLRMCARNGEYLTIDTSWSSFVNPWSRKVSFIVGRHKVRTSPLNEDVFTTPASCESRTAMPDVVQLSEQIHRVLVQPVHSGSSQGYSSLDSSGSRGSRHSHQQHLSASATSSSDSNSPVAEDAVAMVAAHKPMTFQQICKDVHMVKTNGQQVFIESRNRPPPRKQIHAGAASTFSDPVRGLIADMTKPPHTLVPAPLVQKEPPTAYSYQQINCLDSIIRYLESCNIPNTVKRKCGSSSCTTSSTSDDDKQQEVNGSTKVASVGLVGEPPPLPPLTLVKKAKSVASVTSQCSFSSTIVHVGDKKPPESDIVMEEAPTTPTLPCPTTTATPLANTAVTLPPPLPPPQAAHPEWDSRRSSSVSGGGGRLGLTKEVLSAHTQQEEQAFLDRFKDLSKLHVFDQTASSTVHCQTATANPLSRGVRCSRDYPAAGGSTSHRRGRGGKRLKHQESSDQHSSVGLTGTHRGPTTCTAPMAHNMPLAPPTNSSSWPSVGSQTSIPSAPFAPGMLPFYPVYPPLTQLVPFADPTRFNTAQVVPPMMAFVLPNYMFPQIGAPVSQPGATLGQFYNPNFGYPVAAPPAAPAIIPNPVPIPGACALSRSSTPQSNTQTPLEREGVESPLFQSRCSSPLNLLQLEESPSNRLEVATALAASQQATPSVQGGAAGVQSSTNQRSSDDVSKENENGETNESNDAMSTSSDLLDLLLHEDSCSGTGSAASGTGSSGTRSSGSGSGSNGCSSSGTSGMSSSRGSHTSKYFGSIDSSENDHSRKEPAGGSSSAVGDGEEQFIKCVLQDPIWLLMANTDEKVMMRYQLPVRDMETVLREDREALSSMQKHQPRFNEEQKKELSQVHPWIRTGRLPRAINVSSCAGCRSPPCAPPAAPYDVESHEMELCSVLKTLEAATSSNTKKYLSESDSAMDEGHQEDKEEESGVENRNKRQDEEQSTSSESAEEKTGAAMTY, encoded by the exons ATGAAGGCTATCAAGGAGCTCAAGCTCCGCCTGCCAGCCGAGCGCAAGAACAAGGGCCAGTCCAGCACCATAACCGCTCTCAAATATGCCCTGCAATGTGTGCGACAGGTTCGAG CCAACAAGGAGTACTACCACCAGTGGAGTGTGGAAGAGTGCCACGGCTGCAGCCTGGACTTATCTACGTTCACAATAGAGGAACTGGACAATATCACCTCAGAGTACACCCTAAAAAACACC GACACCTTCTCCATGGCGGTGTCGTTCCTATCTGGGAAAATTGTGTATGTGTCACCCCAAGGATCATCTCTGCTGCGCTGTAAACCTGAGTGTCTGCAGGGGACGATGTTTTCTGAGCTTTTGGCCCCGCAGGACATCAGCACGTTCTACAGCAGCACGGCGCCCTGCCGCCTGCCTTCTTGGGCTTCCTGCATCGGTTCCG CTCCTCCTCTGGTTGACTGCACTCAGGAGAAGTCCATGTTCTGTCGAATCAGTGCCGACCGGAGCCGAGGCGGTGAGATCCGCTACTACCCCTTTCGCCTCACGCCGTACCAACTGACCATCAGAGACTCTGACGCTGCCGAGCCGCAGCCCTGCTGCCTGCTCATAGCCGAGAGGGTCCACTCTGGATACGAAG CTCCCAGAATTCCACCCGATAAGAGGATCTTTACCACCAGCCACACCCCCAGCTGCCTTTTCCAGGATGTTGACGAGAG GGCAGTGCCGTTGTTGGGCTATCTGCCTCAGGACTTGGTGGGAACTCCCATCCTGCTCTACATCCACCCTGAAGACAGGCCCACGATGGTGGCTATACATGAAAAGA TCTTTCAGTTTGCCGGACAGCCGTTTGACTATTCACCTCTGAGGATGTGCGCCCGCAATGGGGAATACCTCACCATCGACACCAGCTGGTCTTCATTTGTCAACCCCTGGAGTCGGAAGGTGTCATTCATTGTCGGGCGGCACAAAGTCAGAAC GAGTCCACTGAATGAAGATGTGTTCACCACGCCAGCGAGCTGCGAGAGCCGGACCGCCATGCCCGATGTCGTCCAGCTGAGCGAGCAGATCCACCGGGTCCTGGTGCAGCCGGTGCACAGCGGCAGCTCTCAGGGCTATAGCTCGCTCGACTCCAGCGGCTCGCGGGGATCTCGCCACTCGCATCAGCAGCACCTCAGCGCCTCGGCCACCTCCTCCAGCGACAGCAACAGCCCAGTCGCGGAAGACGCCGTCGCCATGGTGGCCGCACACAAACCG ATGACCTTCCAGCAGATTTGCAAAGACGTTCACATGGTGAAGACTAACGGACAGCAGGTTTTCATCGAGTCCCGCAACCGGCCACCGCCCAGGAAACAAATCCACGCAG GTGCAGCGAGCACCTTCAGTGACCCAGTCAGAGGCCTGATAGCCGACATGACAAAACCTCCACACACCCTGGTACCTGCACCTCTGGTACAGAAGGAGCCTCCTACTGCCTACTCATACCAGCAAATCAACTGTCTGGACAGCAtcataag GTATTTGGAGAGCTGCAACATTCCAAACACAGTTAAAAGGAAATGCGGTTCGTCTTCCTGCACCACCTCATCCACCTCAGACGATGACAAACAGCAGGAGGTTAACGGCAGCACTAAAG TTGCTTCAGTTGGCCTGGTGGGGGAGCCACCTCCTCTGCCTCCGCTGACCTTGGTCAAAAAGGCAAAGAGCGTTGCCTCCGTCACATCCCAGTGTAGTTTCAGCAGCACCATCGTCCACGTGGGAGACAAGAAGCCGCCTGAGTCTG ATATCGTCATGGAGGAGGCTCCTACCACTCCTACGCTGCCTTGTCCGACCACGACAGCAACACCGCTCGCTAACACGGCAGTTACCTTGCCTCCACCTCTGCCGCCGCCACAAGCCGCCCACCCAGAGTGGGACAGCCGGAGAAGTTCAAGTGTCAGCGGCGGAGGAGGCCGTCTGGGTCTGACGAAGGAGGTGCTGTCCGCCCACACGCAGCAGGAGGAGCAGGCGTTCCTCGACCGCTTCAAGGACCTGAGCAAGCTCCATGTTTTTGACCAGACTGCTTCTTCGACTGTGCACTGCCAAACCGCAACTGCCAACCCGCTGTCACGAG GAGTTCGATGTTCTCGTGACTACCCAGCTGCAGGAGGCAGCACCAGTCATCGCCGTGGCCGCGGCGGTAAGAGGCTCAAGCATCAAGAGTCATCTGACCAGCACAGTTCCGTGGGACTAACCGGGACCCACAGAGGTCCCACAACCTGCACAGCTCCCATGGCTCACAACATGCCCCTCGCACCCCCCACAAACTCTTCCTCGTGGCCCTCTGTTGGCTCACAGACCAGCATCCCCTCTGCCCCTTTTGCCCCAGGCATGCTTCCATTCTACCCAGTTTACCCACCGCTCACGCAGCTTGTGCCCTTCGCAGACCCGACACGTTTCAACACAGCCCAGGTGGTTCCCCCCATGATGGCGTTCGTTCTACCCAACTACATGTTCCCCCAAATAGGAGCGCCCGTCTCTCAGCCAGGTGCCACCCTCGGCCAGTTCTACAACCCCAACTTTGGTTACCCCGTAGCTGCCCCACCTGCAGCGCCCGCTATTATCCCTAACCCCGTGCCCATTCCAGGCGCTTGTGCCCTGTCCCGCAGCAGCACCCCACAGTCCAACACTCAGACTCCCCTTGAGCGTGAGGGAGTTGAATCTCCACTCTTCCAGTCCCGATGCTCCTCCCCTCTCAACCTGCTGCAGCTGGAGGAGTCACCTAGCAACCGGTTGGAGGTTGCCACGGCACTGGCAGCATCACAGCAGGCGACACCTTCTGTGCAGGGCGGAGCAGCTGGGGTGCAGAGCTCGACCAACCAGAGGAGCTCTGACGACGTGTCCAAGGAGAATGAAAAT GGCGAAACCAATGAATCCAACGACGCCATGTCCACCTCCAGTGACCTGCTCGATCTGCTGCTGCACGAAGACTCTTGCTCAGGGACCGGATCAGCGGCTTCTGGAACGGGGTCCTCGGGCACGAGGTCCTCGGGTTCTGGGTCCGGCTCTaatggctgcagctcctctggcACCAGCGGCATGA GCAGCAGCCGGGGCAGCCACACCAGCAAGTACTTTGGAAGTATTGACTCATCAGAGAATGACCACTCCCGCAAAgagccagcagggggcagcagtaGCGCAGTGGGAGATGGAGAGGAGCAGTTTATTAAATGTGTCCTACAGGATCCCATTTGGCTGCTAATGGCCAACACCGATGAGAAGGTCATGATGAGATACCAGCTGCCTGTGAG AGACATGGAGACGGTGCTGCGAGAGGACCGTGAGGCCCTGAGCAGTATGCAGAAACACCAGCCGCGCTTCAACGAGGAGCAGAAGAAGGAGCTCAGCCAGGTGCACCCGTGGATCCGCACAGGGCGCCTCCCCCGAGCCATCAACGTCTCT AGCTGTGCAGGGTGCAGGTCTCCCCCCTGCGCGCCTCCCGCTGCCCCGTACGACGTGGAGAGCCACGAGATGGAGCTGTGCAGCGTGCTGAAGACCCTGGAGGCGGCGACCTCCAGCAACACCAAGAAATATCTGTCCGAGTCTGACTCGGCCATGGATGAAGGCCAtcaggaggacaaagaggaggagtCAGGAGTagagaacagaaacaaaaggcaagaCGAGGAGCAGAGTACGTCCTCGGAAAGTGCGGAAGAGAAGACGGGAGCTGCgatgacatattaa